In Methanosarcina siciliae T4/M, one genomic interval encodes:
- a CDS encoding NUDIX domain-containing protein yields MIRIPSAYDNRRGSVIVDTDEGVLLVSSSGGYYRLPGGKPKRGEASIQAAIRELREETGLRAYEVKYLFKFHASKIFRIKGKGTPTPSDEIHHFVFFKPGKDMKVRVSENTLKILKRYYNLNSDSDHHERFKKGQKS; encoded by the coding sequence GTGATACGTATTCCCAGCGCATATGATAATCGAAGAGGTTCGGTAATAGTTGACACTGATGAAGGGGTTTTACTTGTAAGCAGTTCGGGAGGCTACTATCGGCTTCCCGGAGGAAAACCTAAACGAGGGGAAGCAAGTATCCAGGCGGCAATCCGGGAACTGAGGGAAGAGACCGGGCTGCGGGCATATGAAGTGAAATATTTGTTTAAATTCCATGCGTCCAAGATTTTCCGTATCAAGGGGAAGGGAACGCCGACACCGTCAGACGAGATACACCATTTCGTGTTTTTCAAGCCTGGTAAGGATATGAAGGTAAGAGTTTCCGAAAACACACTCAAAATATTGAAAAGATATTATAACTTGAATTCCGATTCGGATCATCATGAGCGATTCAAAAAAGGCCAGAAGTCTTGA
- a CDS encoding type II toxin-antitoxin system mRNA interferase toxin, RelE/StbE family: MRYSYEISRHLERDLEKIQKKDKERFEILLNKMSEILDNPHRFKPLRHDMKGLRRVHIDKSFVLVFEIVESEDKVIFWDFAHHDGVYRTS, from the coding sequence TTGAGATATTCGTATGAAATCAGCAGGCACCTTGAAAGAGATCTGGAAAAAATTCAAAAAAAAGACAAAGAGCGTTTTGAAATCCTGCTGAACAAAATGAGTGAAATCCTTGACAACCCTCACCGTTTCAAACCATTAAGGCACGATATGAAAGGTCTGAGACGGGTACATATTGATAAGTCGTTTGTTCTCGTTTTTGAAATTGTTGAATCGGAAGACAAAGTTATATTCTGGGATTTTGCACATCATGATGGTGTTTACAGAACATCCTGA